A window of Synechococcus sp. MEDNS5 contains these coding sequences:
- a CDS encoding class I SAM-dependent methyltransferase, translating to MSSFLRPLAYRYRWIYDAVTAVSSLSVGGMEKLRGLGLEALQPHLQTGAAVLDLCCGSGEAAAPWLAAGFAVTGLDVSRRALQLAATRHPMLQRVEGLAEDPPMRSESFSAIQLSVALHEFPRRERAMVLSSALRLLQPGGWLVVVDLHPAGPWLRLPQQIFCELFETDTATAMLEDDLPSELQRLGFTSVKQELLAGQALQRITAMRPIQTEQPFQTEQPFQTEQP from the coding sequence ATGTCGTCATTCCTCCGCCCCCTGGCCTATCGCTATCGCTGGATATACGACGCGGTCACGGCAGTGTCGTCCCTGAGCGTGGGCGGTATGGAGAAACTCCGAGGCTTAGGCCTTGAAGCCCTCCAACCGCATCTCCAAACTGGAGCTGCCGTGCTGGATCTCTGTTGCGGCAGCGGCGAGGCAGCCGCCCCCTGGCTCGCTGCAGGCTTTGCCGTAACGGGTCTCGATGTCTCCCGTCGTGCCTTGCAGCTGGCCGCGACTCGCCACCCGATGCTCCAACGCGTGGAGGGCCTTGCCGAGGACCCCCCAATGCGTTCCGAGAGTTTCAGCGCCATCCAGCTGAGCGTCGCCCTGCATGAGTTTCCACGCCGTGAGAGGGCAATGGTGTTAAGCAGTGCTCTACGCCTGCTCCAACCCGGCGGTTGGCTGGTGGTGGTGGATTTACATCCAGCTGGCCCCTGGCTGCGACTGCCTCAGCAGATCTTTTGTGAGCTGTTTGAAACGGACACCGCGACAGCCATGCTGGAGGACGATCTGCCCTCCGAACTGCAACGGCTTGGTTTCACATCTGTGAAGCAGGAGCTTCTCGCAGGGCAGGCACTGCAGCGGATCACCGCCATGCGTCCTATCCAAACCGAACAGCCATTCCAAACCGAACAGCCATTCCAAACCGAACAGCCATGA
- a CDS encoding site-specific integrase has protein sequence MEFEKALVSANTRLAAQGSKLRIEQRGCRLNLRGVLPLRLDPDQTKLQRISLGVKADPAGLDHALNAASLVRLQIDQGCFDWSAWSSRRSGANALEPTHAVNAALKRFEKAFFSDPRRRRSPSGSRTTWSGAYLPYLRRLSNQCDGDTISADLLMQTLMSYEDGSRSRQQCATALAALARFLEIPLPDDWREEAGGYGLHRARFRQLPTDRQILEAALTIPNPSWRLAYGLMATYGLRNHEVFFCDCSALAEGGDRVLRVLPTTKTGEHQSWPFHPEWVERFGLQELADNPKALPAIRTDLRRTTLQQVGRRVSEQFRRYALPITPYDLRHAWAVRTIHIGLPDTVAARMMGHSVAIHTRTYHHWITRRDQQQAVDAALARHRA, from the coding sequence ATGGAGTTCGAGAAGGCGCTGGTTTCCGCTAATACACGATTGGCGGCGCAGGGATCGAAACTGCGAATCGAGCAACGCGGCTGCCGTTTGAACCTACGCGGCGTACTGCCGTTGCGTTTGGATCCAGACCAGACAAAACTTCAGCGCATCAGCCTTGGCGTCAAGGCCGACCCGGCTGGACTCGACCATGCCCTCAATGCCGCATCCCTGGTTCGACTGCAGATCGATCAGGGGTGCTTTGACTGGTCAGCCTGGTCATCCCGCCGAAGCGGTGCCAACGCACTCGAGCCGACCCACGCGGTTAACGCTGCCTTGAAGCGTTTCGAAAAAGCCTTTTTCTCAGATCCCAGGCGTCGCCGCTCTCCATCTGGCAGTCGCACAACCTGGAGCGGTGCCTACCTTCCTTACCTGCGCCGTCTGTCGAATCAGTGCGATGGCGACACCATCAGCGCCGATCTGCTGATGCAGACTCTCATGAGCTATGAGGACGGCAGCCGCAGTCGCCAGCAATGCGCCACAGCGCTTGCGGCCCTGGCCCGTTTCCTGGAGATTCCGCTGCCTGATGACTGGCGCGAAGAAGCAGGCGGTTATGGCTTGCACCGGGCCCGGTTCCGCCAGCTACCCACAGACCGCCAAATTCTCGAAGCCGCACTCACCATCCCGAATCCAAGCTGGCGCCTGGCCTACGGCCTGATGGCCACCTACGGGCTTCGCAACCATGAAGTGTTCTTCTGCGATTGTTCCGCGTTGGCCGAGGGCGGAGATCGGGTGCTGCGGGTCCTGCCCACCACAAAAACAGGCGAGCACCAGAGCTGGCCGTTCCACCCCGAGTGGGTCGAGCGCTTCGGGCTTCAAGAGCTGGCCGACAACCCGAAAGCGCTGCCGGCGATCCGCACCGACCTCCGTCGGACCACCCTGCAGCAGGTGGGGCGTCGGGTGAGCGAGCAGTTCCGCCGTTATGCACTGCCGATCACCCCTTACGACCTGCGTCATGCCTGGGCGGTGCGCACCATTCATATCGGCCTACCGGACACCGTTGCCGCCAGGATGATGGGCCACTCGGTGGCGATTCACACGCGCACCTATCACCACTGGATCACCCGCCGTGATCAGCAGCAGGCGGTGGATGCGGCCTTAGCCCGTCATCGAGCCTGA
- the hemH gene encoding ferrochelatase has product MSRVGVVLLNLGGPERIQDVGPFLFNLFADPEIIRLPIPALQKPLAWLISTLRSGKSQEAYRSIGGGSPLRRITEQQARELQSLLRQRGIDATSYVAMRYWHPFTESAVADIKADGMDEVVVLPLYPHFSISTSGSSFRELQRLRQGDASFEKLPIRCIRSWFDHPGYVRAMAELIAEEVRESDDPTKAHVFFSAHGVPKSYVEEAGDPYQTEIESCTDLIMKALGELMGHENPFTLAYQSRVGPVEWLKPYTEEALEKLGKAKINDLVVVPISFVSEHIETLEEIDIEYRELATEAGVVNFRRVRALDTYPPFIEGLADLVTTSLEGPEISLDAAAELPTKVKLYPQEKWEWGWNNSSEVWNGRLAMLGFSAFLFELISGHGPLHALGLL; this is encoded by the coding sequence ATGTCCCGCGTCGGCGTCGTACTGCTGAATCTTGGTGGGCCCGAGCGCATACAGGACGTAGGCCCCTTCCTGTTCAACCTCTTCGCTGACCCGGAGATCATCCGGTTGCCCATCCCAGCGCTGCAGAAGCCCTTGGCCTGGTTGATCAGCACCCTGCGTAGCGGGAAGTCCCAGGAGGCCTACCGCTCCATCGGCGGAGGGTCACCGCTGCGGCGGATCACAGAGCAGCAGGCCAGAGAACTTCAGAGTTTGTTGCGTCAGCGCGGAATCGATGCCACCAGCTACGTGGCCATGCGCTACTGGCATCCCTTCACTGAGTCCGCCGTTGCCGATATCAAAGCTGATGGCATGGATGAGGTGGTGGTTCTTCCTCTTTATCCACATTTTTCCATCAGCACGAGTGGTTCCAGCTTTCGCGAGCTTCAGAGGCTGAGGCAGGGAGACGCGTCCTTCGAAAAGCTACCGATCCGATGCATCCGCAGTTGGTTTGATCACCCGGGTTATGTGCGGGCGATGGCTGAGTTGATCGCCGAGGAAGTGCGTGAGAGCGATGACCCCACCAAGGCGCATGTGTTTTTTAGCGCCCATGGTGTTCCCAAGAGTTATGTGGAGGAAGCCGGAGATCCTTATCAGACGGAGATTGAATCCTGCACGGATTTGATCATGAAGGCGTTAGGCGAGCTGATGGGTCATGAGAATCCTTTCACCCTCGCCTATCAAAGCCGGGTTGGCCCGGTGGAATGGCTCAAGCCTTACACCGAGGAGGCGCTTGAGAAACTCGGCAAGGCCAAGATCAACGACCTGGTTGTGGTGCCGATCAGTTTTGTCAGTGAGCACATCGAAACCCTGGAGGAGATCGATATTGAGTATCGAGAGTTGGCCACGGAAGCTGGCGTGGTGAATTTCCGGCGTGTCCGCGCCCTCGACACCTATCCGCCTTTCATCGAAGGGTTGGCTGATCTCGTCACGACCAGTTTGGAAGGTCCTGAAATCAGCCTTGATGCTGCGGCTGAGCTGCCTACGAAGGTCAAGCTTTATCCCCAGGAGAAGTGGGAATGGGGTTGGAACAACAGCTCTGAAGTTTGGAACGGTCGCCTGGCAATGCTTGGATTCTCCGCGTTCCTTTTCGAGCTGATCAGTGGCCATGGACCGCTGCATGCCCTCGGTCTTCTCTAA
- the ilvB gene encoding biosynthetic-type acetolactate synthase large subunit: MTLTSAPKVETASGKGDGCRLTGAHALMDALRRHGVDTIFGYPGGAILPIYDALHVAESEGWLRHVLVRHEQGGTHAADAYARATGRVGVCFGTSGPGATNLVTGIATAQMDSVPMVVITGQVPRTAIGTDAFQETDIFGITLPIVKHSWVVRDPADLASVVAQAFYIAASGRPGPVLIDIPKDVGQEEFDYVPVEPGTVIPAGFRATPPPDLAAVADALALIKTANRPLLYVGGGAVAASAHDSLRVLAERYQLPVTTTLMGKGAFDENHPLALGMLGMHGTAYANFAVTDCDLLIAVGARFDDRVTGKLDTFAPRARVIHFEIDPAEIGKNRRADVAVLGDVGASLAALVELSLQQSPEPRTAAWLERIKDWKQRYPLTIPPAEGSIYPQEVLLAVRDLASDAIVTTDVGQHQMWAAQYLRNGPRGWISSAGLGTMGFGMPAALGAQVACPDRRVVCIAGDASVLMNIQELGTLAQYDLPVKVVIVNNHWQGMVRQWQESFYEERYSASDMLKGMPDFEMLARSFGVEGMKIVERAELKSGLAAALASPHPTLVDVHVRRGENCYPMVPPGCSNAQMVGLPSHPELAMDPKRNCPACGAVTSSDHRFCPSCGSAL, translated from the coding sequence GTGACGCTGACCTCCGCTCCCAAGGTCGAAACAGCGTCCGGGAAGGGAGATGGCTGCCGTCTGACCGGTGCCCATGCCCTGATGGATGCGTTGCGTCGCCATGGAGTCGACACGATCTTCGGCTATCCAGGCGGGGCCATCCTCCCCATCTATGACGCTCTTCATGTGGCGGAAAGCGAGGGGTGGCTGCGCCACGTGCTCGTTCGGCATGAGCAGGGTGGAACCCATGCCGCCGATGCCTATGCGCGGGCAACCGGTCGCGTCGGCGTTTGTTTCGGTACCTCAGGACCTGGCGCAACCAACCTCGTCACCGGCATCGCCACGGCGCAGATGGACTCCGTTCCGATGGTGGTGATCACCGGGCAGGTCCCCCGAACGGCGATCGGCACCGACGCCTTTCAGGAAACCGACATCTTCGGAATCACCCTGCCGATCGTGAAGCATTCCTGGGTGGTTCGCGACCCTGCGGATCTTGCTTCGGTGGTCGCCCAGGCCTTTTACATCGCTGCCTCCGGGCGTCCAGGTCCGGTGCTGATCGATATCCCCAAGGATGTCGGACAGGAGGAGTTCGACTACGTGCCCGTGGAGCCGGGCACGGTGATTCCTGCTGGTTTCAGAGCCACTCCCCCTCCGGATCTTGCCGCTGTTGCTGACGCACTTGCGCTGATCAAAACGGCCAACCGTCCCTTGTTGTACGTGGGTGGTGGGGCCGTCGCCGCCTCAGCCCACGACAGTCTGAGGGTGCTGGCTGAGCGCTATCAGCTCCCTGTGACCACAACACTCATGGGGAAGGGGGCCTTTGATGAGAATCACCCCCTAGCGCTGGGCATGCTCGGCATGCACGGCACCGCCTACGCCAATTTCGCCGTCACCGATTGTGACCTGCTGATCGCGGTGGGAGCGCGTTTCGATGACCGCGTGACCGGCAAACTCGACACCTTCGCCCCCCGGGCACGGGTGATCCACTTTGAGATCGACCCTGCTGAAATCGGCAAGAACAGGCGAGCGGATGTGGCGGTTCTCGGGGACGTTGGGGCCAGCTTGGCCGCACTCGTTGAACTCAGCCTGCAACAGAGTCCTGAACCGCGCACTGCAGCCTGGCTCGAACGTATCAAGGACTGGAAACAGCGCTACCCCTTGACCATTCCCCCGGCTGAGGGATCGATCTACCCCCAAGAGGTGCTTCTGGCGGTCAGAGATCTGGCGTCCGATGCCATCGTTACAACCGATGTGGGGCAGCATCAGATGTGGGCTGCCCAGTACCTGCGTAACGGGCCTCGAGGCTGGATCAGTAGCGCCGGACTGGGAACGATGGGATTTGGCATGCCTGCGGCACTGGGTGCCCAGGTGGCTTGTCCCGATCGGAGGGTCGTGTGCATCGCAGGCGATGCCAGTGTGCTGATGAACATTCAGGAACTTGGGACCCTCGCGCAGTACGACCTGCCCGTGAAAGTGGTGATCGTGAATAATCACTGGCAGGGCATGGTCCGCCAGTGGCAGGAAAGTTTCTATGAGGAGCGGTATTCAGCCTCCGACATGCTGAAAGGAATGCCGGATTTCGAGATGCTGGCGCGCTCCTTTGGCGTTGAGGGAATGAAGATTGTGGAGCGTGCCGAGCTCAAGTCGGGACTGGCGGCAGCCCTTGCCTCGCCTCACCCCACGCTTGTGGATGTGCATGTTCGACGTGGAGAAAATTGCTATCCGATGGTGCCTCCTGGTTGCAGCAATGCTCAGATGGTGGGTCTTCCTTCGCACCCGGAACTGGCCATGGATCCCAAACGCAACTGCCCTGCCTGCGGTGCCGTCACCTCCAGTGATCACCGCTTTTGCCCTTCTTGTGGCAGCGCTCTGTGA
- a CDS encoding nuclease has translation MARQVLGVALALMLLVVQPLLTQAAEVLQVREATLLQVGDRNRNYSVRLACIEVSPEDQQQAVDWLRQTLPRRRRVNLRPEGSSDGLLLARVTPIGAEQDLGAALVNEGLAHTTCPPA, from the coding sequence ATGGCGCGTCAAGTTCTGGGGGTTGCACTGGCGCTGATGCTGCTTGTGGTTCAACCCTTGCTCACCCAGGCTGCTGAAGTCCTTCAGGTCCGAGAAGCCACGCTTCTTCAGGTCGGTGATCGCAACCGCAACTACAGCGTTCGTCTGGCCTGTATTGAAGTGTCGCCGGAGGACCAGCAACAGGCCGTCGATTGGTTACGCCAGACCCTTCCCCGTCGCCGTCGCGTCAATCTCCGTCCGGAGGGAAGCTCCGATGGTCTCCTCCTTGCGCGTGTGACGCCGATCGGTGCCGAACAGGATCTGGGCGCTGCTCTGGTGAATGAGGGCCTGGCCCATACAACCTGTCCCCCCGCTTGA
- a CDS encoding GIVxVP protein, which translates to MAQNRIASGIVMVPCFLLGSAFLSTAIWGDAASGNRPLAVGMGALLVLAGGLALLIQGDRPDTQQDPVTKPDDPV; encoded by the coding sequence ATGGCGCAAAACCGAATTGCCTCCGGCATCGTGATGGTCCCTTGCTTTCTGCTCGGATCAGCATTTTTGAGTACGGCGATCTGGGGTGATGCCGCCTCCGGCAATCGACCGCTCGCGGTGGGTATGGGAGCTCTGCTGGTTCTGGCAGGTGGTCTCGCTCTGCTGATTCAGGGGGATCGTCCAGACACGCAGCAGGATCCTGTGACAAAACCCGACGACCCAGTCTGA
- a CDS encoding ABC transporter substrate-binding protein, with the protein MTHSSEAPSKVPASDQPLAMSRLKEGLAGQFRVARSLQSGFVLLATLIGCQALSASASPRSTVVAIAHGDGAGMSAEFMGGFALGLDQVRACGVDPASVDWLSIAPGDDPSALLGQQVSVLVAPFSADLAIYSQLASQRKLGVLLPYQRGESLESLAELDPEGRLHPVVPPYQQDLNQLVDDLLDQGIRRVMLVADPTDRSADQAERFVSAFQGEGGIVDSYEPSLVQTVNPGDAAALERLVNDVAWKGPQAIVLAAAHNSALAEQLDQAQSSGRFGQRPEALLRVWLLPHHRVQDLSERSWPQLILDQPAHGPGWADFASIYRRSRGEQPTLLAGSGFDTARLMALSSLTPPPVSTEGTRDPLGWLDPDQEPKPLCEAIEDRLSGKPVRLIGAASDLMQRPGQPPSGQATTRRIPGR; encoded by the coding sequence ATGACCCATTCTTCTGAAGCACCTTCAAAGGTCCCTGCATCGGATCAACCTCTTGCGATGTCTCGCCTTAAGGAGGGTCTTGCTGGTCAGTTTCGTGTTGCCCGCTCCCTGCAATCCGGCTTTGTTCTGCTGGCCACGCTGATCGGTTGCCAGGCCCTGTCTGCCAGTGCCTCGCCGCGATCCACCGTGGTTGCCATTGCCCACGGTGATGGGGCCGGCATGAGTGCTGAATTCATGGGCGGCTTTGCTCTTGGTCTGGATCAAGTCAGAGCTTGTGGCGTGGATCCTGCCTCTGTGGACTGGTTGTCCATTGCTCCAGGAGATGATCCATCGGCTCTTCTTGGCCAACAGGTGTCTGTTTTGGTGGCCCCTTTTTCCGCTGACCTGGCCATCTATTCCCAGCTCGCCAGCCAGCGCAAACTTGGAGTTCTCCTCCCATATCAGCGTGGAGAATCCCTCGAGAGCCTCGCTGAACTCGATCCTGAAGGACGTCTCCATCCGGTTGTTCCGCCTTATCAGCAGGATCTGAATCAACTGGTCGATGACCTTCTCGACCAGGGCATTCGACGGGTGATGCTGGTGGCCGATCCAACGGATCGGAGTGCCGATCAAGCGGAGCGATTTGTGTCCGCCTTCCAGGGAGAAGGCGGAATCGTGGACTCGTACGAACCATCCCTGGTACAGACGGTGAACCCAGGCGATGCGGCTGCACTGGAACGATTGGTCAACGATGTGGCCTGGAAGGGACCTCAGGCCATCGTTTTGGCCGCAGCCCATAACAGTGCCTTGGCCGAGCAACTTGATCAGGCCCAGTCCTCAGGCCGTTTCGGACAACGACCCGAGGCCCTGCTTCGGGTCTGGTTGCTGCCCCATCACCGCGTTCAGGATCTCTCCGAACGGTCTTGGCCGCAGTTGATTCTCGATCAGCCAGCCCATGGCCCCGGTTGGGCTGACTTTGCTTCCATCTATCGCCGTTCACGTGGAGAGCAGCCCACGCTGCTGGCGGGGTCTGGATTTGATACGGCTCGGTTGATGGCCCTGTCTTCTCTGACACCCCCACCGGTCTCGACGGAGGGAACGAGGGATCCACTGGGTTGGCTGGACCCCGATCAGGAGCCGAAACCCCTTTGCGAAGCCATTGAGGATCGTCTAAGCGGAAAACCTGTGCGTCTGATCGGTGCCGCGAGCGATCTGATGCAGCGTCCCGGCCAACCACCTTCTGGGCAGGCCACCACCCGTCGGATCCCCGGTCGGTAG
- a CDS encoding NAD(P)/FAD-dependent oxidoreductase produces the protein MLRLSELRLELDHTEEDLERAVLRCLKIPRDRLLERHLVKRSIDARRRDRIRLIYSVDVQVRGEDALLRRCAQDRRVRRSPDERYHYVTQAPPSPETGGQHRPVVIGAGPCGYFAALLLAQMGFRPLLLERGQPVKQRSADTFGFWRRTSAFQPESNAQFGEGGAGTFSDGKLYSQVSDPAHYGRKVLEELVACGANREILTLHRPHVGTFKLATVVRGLRARIEALGGEVRFGSRVDALEIEPGSSSAKKPLQLSGVRLSDGTHLACDQLVLAPGHSARDTFEMLERVGVALERKPFAIGVRIEHPQALIDRARWGDCAGHPLLGAAEYKLVHHAGNGRCVYSFCMCPGGFVVGATSEPGRVVTNGMSQHSRNERNANSGLVIPVSEDDLEPHERFQGDPLAGMAFQRVLEGRAFELGGGDYSAPIQRLEDLLEGRASTRVGSVAPSYQPGVRPADLADLLPASMIAALREALRVFAKQLSGYDHPDAVLTAIETRTSSPLRIPRDQALESINVQGLTPAGEGAGFAGGILSAAIDGIRAAEAVALRLLEQPSD, from the coding sequence GTGCTGAGGCTGAGCGAGCTTCGTCTGGAGCTTGATCACACGGAGGAGGATCTGGAACGGGCCGTTCTTCGCTGCCTGAAAATTCCACGGGATCGCCTGCTCGAGCGCCATCTGGTGAAACGCAGCATCGATGCTCGGCGTCGCGATCGGATTCGCCTGATCTACAGCGTGGACGTGCAGGTGCGTGGAGAGGATGCTCTCCTGCGTCGGTGTGCTCAGGATCGCCGGGTCCGTCGCAGCCCCGATGAGCGCTATCACTACGTCACGCAGGCTCCACCTTCCCCTGAAACGGGTGGGCAGCATCGCCCTGTTGTGATCGGAGCTGGCCCATGCGGCTATTTCGCGGCCCTTCTGCTGGCTCAGATGGGCTTTCGGCCTCTGCTGCTGGAGCGGGGGCAGCCAGTGAAGCAGCGCAGTGCCGATACATTCGGCTTCTGGCGAAGAACCTCGGCGTTTCAGCCGGAATCCAATGCGCAGTTCGGAGAAGGGGGGGCAGGAACCTTCTCCGATGGAAAGCTCTACAGCCAGGTGAGTGATCCTGCCCACTACGGCAGGAAGGTGCTGGAGGAACTTGTCGCCTGTGGTGCCAACCGAGAGATCCTCACGCTGCACCGTCCCCATGTCGGTACTTTCAAGCTCGCCACAGTGGTGAGGGGATTGCGAGCACGGATTGAAGCGCTGGGCGGTGAAGTGCGCTTCGGAAGCAGGGTTGATGCACTGGAGATCGAACCAGGATCGTCCTCGGCAAAGAAACCATTGCAGCTCTCCGGTGTGAGGCTGTCCGATGGCACGCATCTGGCTTGCGACCAGTTGGTACTGGCGCCAGGACATTCGGCCAGAGACACCTTCGAGATGCTCGAACGGGTCGGTGTTGCATTGGAACGCAAACCCTTTGCCATCGGCGTTCGCATCGAACACCCGCAGGCGCTGATCGATCGTGCTCGCTGGGGTGACTGCGCCGGTCATCCGCTGCTCGGTGCCGCCGAGTACAAGCTGGTGCATCACGCCGGCAATGGCCGTTGCGTCTACAGCTTCTGCATGTGCCCCGGCGGATTTGTGGTGGGAGCAACCTCTGAGCCAGGCCGTGTTGTGACGAACGGCATGAGCCAACACTCCCGCAATGAGCGCAACGCCAACAGTGGACTCGTCATCCCGGTCTCGGAGGATGACCTGGAGCCCCATGAACGTTTCCAGGGGGATCCTCTGGCAGGCATGGCGTTTCAACGCGTGCTTGAAGGCCGGGCCTTCGAGCTGGGAGGAGGCGATTACAGCGCCCCCATCCAGCGTTTGGAGGACCTGCTCGAGGGTCGTGCATCAACGAGAGTGGGCTCTGTGGCACCGTCGTATCAGCCAGGTGTGCGTCCTGCCGACCTCGCTGACCTGCTGCCAGCTTCGATGATTGCTGCGCTTAGGGAGGCCCTGCGGGTTTTTGCGAAGCAACTCTCCGGCTACGACCACCCCGATGCCGTGCTCACGGCCATCGAAACGCGCACATCGTCTCCACTGCGCATCCCGCGCGATCAAGCGTTGGAGTCGATCAACGTTCAGGGTTTGACTCCCGCCGGTGAAGGGGCAGGGTTCGCAGGGGGGATCCTGTCGGCTGCCATTGACGGAATCCGGGCGGCTGAAGCTGTGGCCTTGCGCCTCTTGGAGCAACCCTCGGACTGA
- the pgeF gene encoding peptidoglycan editing factor PgeF: MDPIQTNDRCFNALEQWTWVGCYGGYYLTSDLLHAAGFEHGFFTRRWQGRGPDELAGYLSAGASVHRPQQVHGNVVLPASKATESPWPEADGLVSDQGGQSLWVCGADCTPVLIADPDSGHASACHAGWRGVASRILPEAVSQLEALGARRNRLLVAMGPAVSGALYQVEEAVAEKVGASLGGQQASFQELEQNGIIREDPEDGRCRLDIRRAAFSQLVNWGLQADRISLCPLCTVGEADLFHSWRRDQVKAVQWSGIVAQAAA, translated from the coding sequence GTGGATCCAATCCAAACCAACGACCGCTGCTTCAATGCCCTCGAGCAGTGGACGTGGGTCGGCTGTTATGGGGGGTACTACCTCACCTCTGACCTCCTGCACGCAGCAGGGTTTGAACATGGTTTTTTTACCCGTCGCTGGCAGGGCCGGGGACCTGACGAGCTCGCCGGTTACCTCTCGGCGGGCGCCAGTGTGCACCGTCCTCAGCAAGTGCATGGCAACGTCGTTCTGCCAGCCTCCAAAGCAACTGAATCCCCCTGGCCTGAGGCCGATGGGCTGGTGAGCGATCAAGGCGGGCAAAGTCTCTGGGTCTGCGGTGCTGACTGCACGCCTGTACTGATTGCCGATCCGGACAGCGGTCACGCCTCGGCATGTCACGCCGGATGGCGAGGGGTGGCCAGCCGGATTCTTCCAGAAGCGGTCTCTCAACTGGAAGCCCTGGGTGCCCGTAGGAACCGCCTCCTGGTTGCGATGGGTCCTGCCGTGAGCGGAGCGCTTTATCAGGTTGAGGAGGCTGTGGCTGAGAAGGTTGGAGCATCGTTAGGGGGTCAGCAGGCATCCTTCCAGGAGCTGGAACAGAACGGAATCATTCGTGAGGATCCCGAGGACGGTCGCTGTCGCCTCGACATCCGCAGGGCCGCCTTCTCCCAGCTGGTGAACTGGGGCCTGCAAGCTGACAGGATCAGCTTGTGCCCTCTCTGCACAGTCGGCGAAGCCGACCTGTTTCATTCCTGGCGCCGGGATCAGGTGAAGGCGGTTCAGTGGAGTGGCATCGTCGCTCAGGCCGCGGCCTGA